From the Hemicordylus capensis ecotype Gifberg chromosome 1, rHemCap1.1.pri, whole genome shotgun sequence genome, the window ggtttgtgaggcaagatttccctttgcagaagccatgctggttctctcccagcagggcttgttctatGTGTATTGTAATATTtcatctttgaggatgctttccatcaatttgcctggaacagatattaagctaaccagcctgtaatttcccagatcgcccctggatctctttttgaaaatcggtgttacatttgctactttccagtcctccggtacagagcctgattgcagggataagttatatattttagcaaggaggttggcaattttacatttgaattccttgaggactcttggatggatgccatccagtaGTTTTCAGTTTTCCCCGACAGTTTAgattagaacatcaactcttatCACTTCtgcctgactcagttctttagcatctatccctgaaaagcctgtttcaggaacaggtatatgctcagaatcctctgctgtgaagacagatgcaaagaactcatttagtttctctgcaacctccatatcctccttaataatccctttcactcactCATTACCTAatgatccaactgcctccctggcagttttcctgctttttatgtatttaaagGTCTCCTGATGAGACTTCAAGCCTCCTATAAGCCTATCTTCCCAGGCTTTAGTTATCCTCCTGCAGGCAACCTCTATAGCCACATGTCCTCCCTTTGCACCTCCAGCCTACCttctttctaacaaagaactcccttcatCCTGGCAACAGccctttagtttagtttagtatttatttacagtctttgaccaaacTAAGCCCTTTAGGTCCCACTCACCTGATGTGCTAAttagctgagccctggagttcaccagcctgtcaatgGAGACAAGAGTTCACTCACtcttaactctttagggggaggtgaggctgatctctctctctctgtctctgtctctgtatatatatatatagttttatttttatttattttatatatttgtatacaTATTTATGTCAACTTGCTAAAATAAAATTCAGtaagacagaaataaaaaaataaaattaaacaaaaaataacagaacaaaacatagtgtgtatatatgtgtgtgtattatatataattttaattgtcttgtaaaccattattttaatgaaaagtggtatacacatttaaaataagagcagggacagctcattggccaaaagcctgaataaaaaggtcAGTCTTCACTCTAGTCACAACTGTCGACTAGATATACAACACGATCCTgtcatatttactcagaagaaagcccCACAGTGTTCCGTTGGATTTATTTCTGTGTGCGTATTCTCAGTATTGCAGATTGCAGTTCAAACACAATCAAAGCATAAACACGAAAGCAGCTTCTACAATTGACCTCTGCAAGCCCCCGCTTATACCCCTCTCTCAAGGGAAAGGACGGGCGCTACATTCGCGCTCTTTTGATTGGACAATCCTTCAGAGTCACTCCCATCCCATCCCGATTCCACGTGAGTGGCCACCTGAAAGCAAGACTTTGACGTCTCGCATCGTTAGTTCTTCCACGAAATCTTAACCGCTGGGTTAGCGAATGTGGCCGGTGTAGCACAGTTTTTTCATACGCATCGAGGAGTGGTACACtatgcatctgagcatgctccaaagcATTAGGGCAATATGTTTGAAAACTACACCGGCCCTGGAACTACTTTTTTCTCCAAAACGCCCCTCGAAGAGGGTGGTGTGTAAGCGCCCAATGGAGGCTATATATGAATTCATGCTAGCAGGTATGCAAACTCCGCGGAGGCTGCCCGTCTCTCGCGCGCTGGCTTTGCTCTGCGGATAATATTGCCGACGGAGTCGCCGCTCACACGCCCGCTCGAGTCTGCTCTAGAGAGCGGAGGAATGGCGCTGCGCCTGGAGGAGCTGAAGCGGCGGGCGGCCGAGTGCATCGAGGCGTCGTCGGAGAGCCTGGGCGCGCTGAGCCGGCAGATCTGGAGCCAGCCGGAGCTGGCCTACGAGGAGCACCAGGCTCACGGCGCCATGACGCGCTTCTTCGCCGGCCGCCCCGCTGGCTCGTCGTCCTCGCCGCCGGCCGCGGGCGCTTGGTCGGTGCAGCCGCGCTACAAGCTGGAGACGGCCTTCCGGGCGGACTGGCAGTGGGACGGGGCGCCCGCCACCCGCGCCTCTGCTGCCCCGCCGCGGGGCGTCGAGGAGTCCGGccagtcgccgccgccgccgctccgcCTGGGCTTCCTGTGCGAGTACGACGCCCTGCCCGGCATCGGCCACGCCTGCGGCCACAACCTGATCGCAGAGGTGGGCGCCGCCGCCGCGCTGGGCCTGAAGGGCGCCCTGGAGAGCCTCCGCCAGCCCCCCGCCGGGCTGCCCCGCGCCCCCGCCGTCAAGGTGAGGCAGCCCTGACACGTGCCCTCCTCCCATGGATGCTGCCGGCCTGGTAAGGTAGACTAAGGGGCTGCGAAGATGGCTTGCCTAAATCGAGCTCCGCTAAACTGCCCCCTTAATGCCCTCCTACTTACTCTAAACATGCGTTTCCCCCAGCTGTGTGTGAGGGAGTGCTCGGCCATCTCCCCTGCTGTGCGTTTCTCAGTCTCTTTCTAGTGATCCGAAAGAGCCTCTTGAAGAAAAGTGGCTGGTGGTGGAAAGAAGCTGGAGGGAGGGTCGTTCAGCACCACAcacctgcctttccccccttcaggtTGTACTCCCTGCCTTGTAGGAGATTGGGGAAGACCTGTCTTGGAAGACTTCGATTTGCACACCGTCCTCAGTATGCTCATGactgagatgagatttgaactggaAGAGATGGTTTCACGTAATCTTAATGacaatcataggaagctgccataggaactgagtcagaccatctagctcagtattgtcttcacagactggcagtggcttctctgaggttgcagacaggaagccctatcttggagaagccagggagggaacttgaaactttctgctttttccctgaggggaatatcttatagtgctagtctcccattcataggcaaccagggcagaccctgcttagctaatgggacaaagtcatgcttgttaccacaagaccagctctccttacacCAGTTCTCAAGATGAAGGGGTTTGGGTGCTGGAAAAGGCAAGCAGATAGTGACTTGTGAGTTTCCAAGTCCCTATACTTTGTTTCAGATTAGAACTTTAGAATCTCTTTTCTTATTCCTAGATCAGTGTTCTAGGCACACCAGCGGAAGAAGGAGGAGCAGGCAAAGCAAAAATGATTGAAGCTGGTGCTTTTGACAACCTAGATATTGTGTTTATGGCTCATCCATTTCAGGTAGATCTATCCTATAAACCTGACATGACAGATTGTCTGTGAGTATACTacttattgattttttaaaagtaaagtaaaagctCAGTTGCAGCATGAGCTTATTGGGTATTTTAGCAAAATATGTAGTACAGAATAGTATACTATAGCTTTATGAAAGGACTGCTCTGAacaaaagttcaaaagctttGCCCGATGTGGTAGGTTGGCATTCGAAGGGCTGTGGGTCTGCAACGGCACATTGCAgaaggggagcaattttcacttctctcttcttcctccaaaagccctttccacttgcagAAACTGTTCCTGAGGGTCACGGAGGGAGGAGAAACAAGTGAATATCACTCCCCCCTACAATGCCCAATTGCTGCAGGGATGCTGGCAGCTCCCTGCGGACCCACTGACCtgctgctgcacatcatgtctgCCACTGTCTCCATCACCAAAGTGGATTGCAGCAGGTCACTTGCTCTCTACATATTCTCTTGTTGGAGCTTGCAATCTGAGAAGACAGCTGAACCTTAAGGAGACTGGATGTGACCTTGGGGCCTCTGTTTGCCCCAAAGGTAAGTCctgctgaaatcagtgagacttaTGTTCATGACTGAGTGGATAGAGTGGACTAAACCAAGGAAACGACTCTATCGGCCTAGGTTCAAATCAGCTTCTGTTGAAGCTCActggcagtggtgcacctaggcagTTCTGGAGCCTGGGTCTAAAGGTCTTTGGACCTCCCTCGAGGCTGCCCCACCCATCTGGTTGAGGGGGGAAACAGAGGAAATTGCACTCCTCCTCTTTtatctcccccctccacctttcTTTCTCCTTCAAAGCACGGATGATCTTATTGGGGCTGAGCAGATTCCTTCAGCTACTTGCATTGGGACCCGAGGGGCTTCTGCATcccaccattcagaaaagaaGTTGGAGCTGCTTTGCTTTTCCTTTTGTTTACAATAAATGAGACCAAACTAAATATTCTTTGCCCTACTCCCttgcctcactctccctccctcagcACAGCTAAGTCCTTGGAAGGTACCCCTCCCCTCGTGCTTTTGATTTTTTGGGACTTTTGTAGAGTTCAGCATGGAGCAGACACACATAAAACAAAGCACTCACACAGACCCAGTCTCCACGAAGGTGCTCCTCATTCTCTATATGTACATGGAAGTTGAAACTCTTCCCCCTTTGCCTTCTCTTTCTTGAAGAACTTGCAATCCAAGCTCTTGGAGAGGACCAAGCTTCAGCTTCAACTTCAAGCTGCAGCTCTGCTCCCTGCTTTGCTGCACGCTCTGCTCCACTCCCTCCCTTGTGTGCTGCCTTCCTGCCTAGCTTGTGTGATGCTCACGTGTGCATGCATCATGTGCTTCTTCACTCACACTGTGCCGGTGTGCTGCGGCCCTTGCCCGCTATAGCCCAGCAGCGGAGAAGCAACTTGGATGTCAGGCTGCTcggctctctcactcactcctgctctcatcaccacccctgccagctcacggggcaggggcaggtgcagggtggcagcaggcttctggggaggccccccacaAGACAGAAGGCCATGGACCAGTGCCCCCAGGTCCAGGGGAAAGATTGCCTCTGCTTACTGGGGGaccttggacaagtacaaaaaaaataaaaaattcagagCACTGTAGCTCACAAGGTGACAGAGAGGATAACTTGTGTGTATgctgtcctgagctccttggaggaaggacaatATATAAATGTATAGAATTGCAATCCTGATGACTGATGTGTAAATGCAATGGTTAGTATGTGATTAAAACTAActcttgcgcacacacacacacacacacacttcagtttgTAGCTAAAATAATGTACTACAAATACTCTCAGGATTGTTCCTTGTAACATTGAAGCATTTCCTTGAAATGCTTCAAGTTCCTTGAAGCATTTCCTTAAAGATGTTCAGTTATACTAATGTGCCAAGAATCTGTGAAGGGATGGGTCCCTTTCATTGAATGCTTTTCATGTTCTGTATATATCCCAGTGACTTAATGCACTTTTTGTGTGCCTATATTGTGTTCCAAGTCTAGATGGGTAGAGCTATTTTTTGTTTCCTAGTGTGACTGTGAGATACTATGGAAAAGCTTCCCATGCTGCTACTTACCCTTGGGAAGGAGTAAATGCATTAGATGCTGCTATTCTTGCATATAACAATCTGTCAGTTTTAAGACAGCAAATGAAGCCAACTTGGAGAGTCCATGGTGAGCTATATAATCCACCTTCTGTTCAATTGGAACCTTGCAATCTGAttctctgcatgtttactcagaagtaagttccactgaatttAGTGGAGGACACACACAAATAAGTATGCACAGGATTCTAGCCCTAATCAAGTTGATTATCTGTAGGGTTCCAAAAGAAGGATTAAAGAATCAATCCTTGAatatatttacaaaataaaattcCAGAATTGTCTAATGTTTGGAAATTCAGTTCCTTTAGATTCTAGTATCAACTTaaatttgattgattttaatgttgtaaatgAAGAACTTAGAAATGGGGAAATGTTAAACAAACATCCCATGAACGTGACATGTATAAACTATGTAAAGTACCAGCAAAAGTGATGTTCCTTAACAGTTGTAACTTTTTCATTCTGGAAatttgacttttatttttcaggCATAATAAAAAAAGGTGGAGAGAGACCAAACATCATACCTCCTTATACAGAACTAGAATTTTATTTGCGTACTCCTTTGTTGAAGGAACTGCCCATTCTGACAGAGAAAGCTGAAAGCTGCTTGAAGGCTGCAGCTCTGGCCACGGGATGCAAAGTAAGAAGTTTTGAGCACTGGAATACTTTGTTAAAGTTCACTCATGTACTCCCCAGTTCCCTTACTACCAATCGGTATAGCACTTCTAAACTTTGTAAACAGCTGTAATTGTGGTATTGGCAATCTAATCCCATTGTTACATTGGGAGCTAAGACTGAGAACAAGGACTTACTGAGAAAGGTGAAAGACTAAAACATGTAAATGGCCATTTGAGATAAGTGTTACCCTTTTGACACTCTTGTGGGCAATGCCAATATAGTGCTATTTGCATTGCATCCAAAATAATATCAACATACAAATTACGCATCCAGATTAACTTGTATGTGTTCTATGTTTGGTCTTTAGGTCCTCTGGTTACAAGATATGTGCTGAATGTTTTATCAGCTGCCATTGACAATAATAATTACTTTTGGGTCACTTATTTGTCAAGAATGTGCTATTATAATACTCACTACTTATTTTATGTTTTCCCAATAAATATATGGTTAACTGAAGCTTTCTTGAGTGGACAATAAACTAATTGTTTCCTTTTGATCCAAACATTCATT encodes:
- the LOC128338918 gene encoding xaa-Arg dipeptidase-like; the protein is IHASRYANSAEAARLSRAGFALRIILPTESPLTRPLESALESGGMALRLEELKRRAAECIEASSESLGALSRQIWSQPELAYEEHQAHGAMTRFFAGRPAGSSSSPPAAGAWSVQPRYKLETAFRADWQWDGAPATRASAAPPRGVEESGQSPPPPLRLGFLCEYDALPGIGHACGHNLIAEVGAAAALGLKGALESLRQPPAGLPRAPAVKISVLGTPAEEGGAGKAKMIEAGAFDNLDIVFMAHPFQVDLSYKPDMTDCLVTVRYYGKASHAATYPWEGVNALDAAILAYNNLSVLRQQMKPTWRVHGIIKKGGERPNIIPPYTELEFYLRTPLLKELPILTEKAESCLKAAALATGCKIELRHDNPDYYNVLQNKCLEQAFVENGKSLGMEFSDDPVLFSSSALTDFGNVSHIAPGIHPYFYIGSNALNHTEQFTEAAGSEAAQPYALRTAKALAMTALDIVFTPGLLEQVREDFRHVKQHEQEH